Part of the Pirellulales bacterium genome is shown below.
TGAGGTTTTAGAACAACCGGTGCTAATTGTCACCGGCCTTGATCCACTAGCAGACGAACATTTGATCGAGATCGAAATTTCGAAATTAAAGGCAGCCTGGCAAGAGCCGCTGGCCTGGTAATAATCGCACCCAATCCCCTGCCCGCTGAACCCTGAACTTTCTCGTGCAACCCCGCGTACTAATCCTCCGTGCTCCCGGTGCCAATTGCGACGGCGAAACGGCGCACGCCTTTTCGCTCGCGGGAGGCAAACCCGATATCGTGCATGTCCGGAGGGTCGTCGAGAGGCCGCAGTTATTGGCGGAATTTCAAATTCTGTGCATTCCCGGCGGGTTTAGCTATGGCGACGATATTGCTTCCGGGCGCATCCTTGGTATTCAATTGCAGCAGCACTTGGCAGGCGCGCTGCAAGAATTCAAGCTCGCCGGCAAGCTAATTTTGGGCATCTGTAATGGTTTTCAAGTGCTTTTCAAATGCGGATTACTGAGAAATGATGTCGCAACGTTGGCCTGGAATACATCAGGGCGGTTTGAAGATCGTTGGGTGAATCTGCAGGTGCCGGCAGCAGAGAGCAGAAGTGAGAGTTCAGGGTTCAGCGTTCTAAATACGGGAA
Proteins encoded:
- a CDS encoding phosphoribosylformylglycinamidine synthase subunit PurQ, whose translation is MQPRVLILRAPGANCDGETAHAFSLAGGKPDIVHVRRVVERPQLLAEFQILCIPGGFSYGDDIASGRILGIQLQQHLAGALQEFKLAGKLILGICNGFQVLFKCGLLRNDVATLAWNTSGRFEDRWVNLQVPAAESRSESSGFSVLNTGTGQKSAERSGSHENQRTVCAFLVGIQQMYLPVAHGEGRFVARDDATLNQLQAAGRLALRYAPLSAIDNPSCSISLDQSLPFPDNPNGSQLNVAGMCDETGRIFGLMPHPERHIDRTQHPRWTRGDAGEVGDGLRVFQNAVRFFQ